In Mesorhizobium sp. INR15, a genomic segment contains:
- a CDS encoding pyrroloquinoline quinone precursor peptide PqqA has translation MKKTWKKPTMCQVAAGFEISRYLPAEIASKK, from the coding sequence ATGAAGAAGACCTGGAAGAAGCCGACCATGTGCCAGGTGGCAGCGGGCTTTGAAATATCGCGCTATTTGCCTGCGGAGATTGCTTCGAAGAAATAG
- the pqqB gene encoding pyrroloquinoline quinone biosynthesis protein PqqB gives MRMKILGSAAGGGLPQWNCNYYLSRAARSGLAGIHKRTQSSAAVSADGAAWVLFNVSPDIRQQIAETAVLQPSVNSQLRSTPIRAVVLTNADVDHIAGLLSLRERQPFAIYATVQVLAALDANSIFNVLDPELVPRRLLPLAEEVAIRDAEGLETGVTVECFPVSGKIALYLEDRQHPHANFSSNAGDTIGIRVAGGTAGGAVFYIPGCASIDAVLRAMLTDAYCLLFDGTVHADNELIAAGVSHKSGVRMGHLAMSGNAGSIAALADLNISRRVFIHINNTNPVLDENSAEYMSVRAAGWEVARDGMEIEF, from the coding sequence ATGCGCATGAAGATACTCGGATCTGCCGCAGGCGGTGGCTTGCCGCAATGGAACTGTAATTATTACCTAAGCCGCGCAGCACGTTCTGGTTTGGCAGGCATTCATAAACGTACACAATCCAGCGCCGCCGTCTCGGCCGATGGGGCGGCTTGGGTCCTTTTCAACGTCTCACCCGATATCAGACAGCAGATCGCGGAGACGGCGGTGTTGCAGCCATCCGTGAATTCGCAGCTCCGCTCGACGCCGATCCGTGCGGTGGTACTCACTAATGCCGATGTCGATCATATCGCCGGCTTGCTCAGTTTGCGAGAGCGGCAGCCCTTTGCTATTTATGCGACGGTACAAGTTTTGGCGGCCTTGGACGCGAATTCTATCTTTAACGTCCTAGATCCGGAACTTGTCCCAAGACGCTTACTGCCGCTAGCGGAAGAAGTGGCGATCCGCGATGCTGAAGGACTTGAGACGGGTGTGACGGTTGAGTGCTTTCCTGTATCGGGCAAGATCGCACTCTACCTGGAAGACAGACAGCACCCGCATGCGAATTTCAGCTCGAATGCCGGTGACACGATTGGGATTCGCGTTGCTGGTGGCACCGCTGGCGGCGCGGTCTTTTATATCCCAGGCTGTGCGAGCATCGATGCCGTCCTGCGTGCAATGCTCACCGACGCGTATTGCCTGTTGTTCGACGGCACGGTCCATGCCGATAATGAGTTGATTGCCGCCGGTGTCAGTCATAAATCCGGAGTTCGGATGGGCCATCTGGCGATGTCGGGCAACGCAGGTTCCATCGCCGCTCTGGCCGATTTGAATATCAGTCGCCGGGTCTTCATCCATATCAACAACACCAACCCTGTTCTTGATGAGAACTCGGCCGAATACATGTCAGTTCGGGCAGCAGGGTGGGAAGTGGCCCGCGACGGAATGGAGATAGAATTTTGA
- the pqqC gene encoding pyrroloquinoline-quinone synthase PqqC, with product MSDFHRAAKGGLSAIKLEALLRQVGAERYHHRHPFHQKMISGALSKTEMQAWALNRFCYQAVIPRKDAMILARAEDPAFRAAWRRRIEDHDGADGWSGGIKRWLHLATSLGLDADVVKSERLALPATRFAVGAYLSFCTNRTLMEAVASSLTEMFSPAIIGERVPAMLAKYDYVTEDTLAYFTRRPEQATRDADFALAYVLKHATTPERQQQVVDALVFKCDLLWAMLDALQHAYGEKTNIPPGAFCLELSP from the coding sequence TTGAGCGATTTCCACCGCGCGGCTAAAGGAGGCTTGTCGGCCATAAAACTCGAAGCTCTGCTGAGACAAGTAGGGGCCGAACGCTACCACCACCGTCACCCTTTTCATCAAAAGATGATCAGCGGCGCACTCTCGAAAACGGAGATGCAAGCATGGGCGCTGAACCGCTTTTGTTACCAAGCCGTGATTCCTCGCAAGGACGCGATGATCCTCGCCCGTGCCGAGGATCCCGCCTTTCGTGCTGCATGGCGCAGGCGCATCGAGGATCATGACGGAGCGGACGGCTGGAGTGGGGGTATAAAGCGATGGCTGCATCTTGCAACCTCCCTCGGTCTCGACGCTGACGTCGTCAAGAGCGAACGGCTGGCGCTGCCGGCAACACGTTTCGCAGTCGGTGCCTATCTCTCTTTCTGCACGAACCGGACGCTAATGGAGGCGGTCGCGTCGTCACTGACGGAGATGTTCTCGCCGGCCATAATCGGCGAGCGAGTTCCGGCAATGCTGGCTAAATACGATTACGTCACCGAGGACACGCTGGCTTATTTCACGCGACGTCCCGAACAGGCTACGCGCGATGCCGACTTCGCCTTGGCATACGTTCTCAAACATGCCACCACGCCGGAGCGACAGCAGCAGGTGGTCGATGCCCTCGTATTCAAATGCGATCTCCTTTGGGCGATGCTAGACGCTCTTCAGCATGCCTATGGCGAGAAGACAAACATACCGCCCGGCGCCTTCTGTCTGGAACTTTCGCCATGA